From one Erythrobacter sp. HKB08 genomic stretch:
- a CDS encoding M50 family metallopeptidase, translating into MARGWIRPGSQEEEVGRLVIAGAVVVLVPGLPFGNWLIYPFVILTTWFHEMGHGLTALLMGYDFERLVLLADGSGFAQSSYRGQASAWSRALISAGGPLGPSIVGSLLILASSRRKYWRPTLFTLAGVMAISTLIWVRSPVGFIVLPALAAGIVLLALKASDAFVRFGLQFLGVLAALSMFRDWDYLFSESATIGGQVLLSDTGAIEEALFLPHWVWAILIILASGLMIGASLKYALAHKPTNARWPRSVR; encoded by the coding sequence ATGGCGCGCGGCTGGATCAGGCCCGGTTCGCAGGAAGAGGAAGTCGGCAGGCTGGTGATTGCGGGCGCCGTCGTGGTGCTCGTCCCCGGGCTGCCCTTCGGCAACTGGCTGATCTATCCCTTCGTGATCCTGACGACATGGTTCCACGAGATGGGCCACGGCCTCACCGCGCTCCTCATGGGCTACGATTTCGAGCGGCTGGTGCTGCTGGCGGATGGTTCGGGCTTTGCGCAGTCGAGCTATCGCGGCCAAGCCTCGGCATGGAGCCGCGCGCTGATCAGCGCGGGCGGACCGCTGGGGCCGAGCATCGTGGGCTCGCTGCTGATCCTCGCCAGTTCGCGGCGCAAATACTGGCGGCCGACGCTGTTCACGCTCGCCGGGGTCATGGCGATCTCGACGCTGATCTGGGTGCGCAGCCCGGTCGGCTTCATCGTCCTGCCCGCGCTCGCGGCAGGCATCGTCCTGCTGGCACTGAAAGCGAGCGACGCCTTCGTGCGCTTCGGCCTGCAATTCCTCGGCGTGCTCGCAGCGCTCAGCATGTTCCGCGACTGGGATTACCTGTTTTCCGAAAGCGCGACGATCGGCGGGCAGGTGCTGCTGTCCGACACCGGCGCGATCGAGGAAGCGCTGTTCCTGCCGCACTGGGTCTGGGCGATCCTCATCATCCTCGCATCCGGCCTGATGATCGGTGCGAGCCTGAAATATGCGCTCGCCCACAAGCCGACCAACGCGCGCTGGCCGAGAAGCGTGCGCTAA